From Anas acuta chromosome 11, bAnaAcu1.1, whole genome shotgun sequence, the proteins below share one genomic window:
- the EDEM1 gene encoding ER degradation-enhancing alpha-mannosidase-like protein 1 has translation MQWRSLLLGLLLLRLGLQALLALLPALAPGLCLRRRPPFPFPFPPRAPAPGRALWVPAALPGGGEGAGEGAAGGGEDEYEARYGRAFPPQLRARLRDAARRMFAFGYDSYMRHAFPSDELDPLHCCGRGPDRDDPTNLNINDVLGNYSLTLIDALDTLAVMGNSSEFQKAVKLVIDTVSFDKDSTVQVFEATIRVLGSLLSAHIIITDTKQPFGDMTIKDYDNELLHMAHDLAVRLLPAFENTKTGIPYPRVNLKRGVPPDSNNETCTAGAGSLLVEFGILSRLLGDSTFEWVARRAVKALWSLRSNNTGLLGNVVNIQTGHWVGKQSGLGAGSDSFYEYLLKSYILFGEQEDLEMFNDAYRNIQNHLRRGREACNEGEGDPPLYVNVNMFTGQLMNTWIDSLQAFFPGLQVLIGDVEDAICLHAFYYAIWKRYGALPERYNWQLQAPDVPFYPLRPELVESTYLLYQATKNPFYLHVGMDILHSLENYTKAKCGYATLHHVVEKTKEDRMESFFLSETCKYLYLLFDEDNPVHKSGNKYMFTTEGHIVSVDERFRNSLWQDIFSGEDDRAEKVKPNELKAVNFSSNCNRVPDERRYLLPLKSNYMRQIDRMVGLI, from the exons ATGCAATGGCGctcgctgctgctggggctgctgctgctgaggctgggcCTGCAGGCGCTGCTGGCGCTGCTCCCCGCGCTGGCCCCGGGGCTCTGCCtgcgccgccgcccgcccttccccttccccttcccgcCGCGCGCCCCCGCGCCCGGCCGCGCGCTCTGGGTGccggcggcgctgcccggcggtggggagggggctggggagggggcggccggggggggggaggacgaGTATGAGGCGCGTTATGGCCGCGCCTTCCCCCCGCAGCTCCGCGCCCGCCTGCGCGACGCCGCCCGCCGCATGTTCGCCTTCGGGTACGACAGCTACATGAGGCACGCCTTCCCCAGCGACGAGCTCGACCCCCTGCACTGCTGCGGGCGGGGGCCCGACCGCGACGACCC caCAAACCTGAACATCAACGATGTGCTGGGCAACTACTCGCTGACGCTGATAGATGCGCTGGACACCCTAGCG GTAATGGGAAATTCCTCGGAATTCCAGAAAGCCGTGAAGTTGGTGATTGATACGGTCTCATTTGACAAAGACTCAACTGTCCAGGTGTTTGAGGCAACCATCAG GGTTCTGGGAAGCCTGCTTTCTGCCCACATAATAATTACAGATACCAAACAGCCCTTTGGTGATATGACCATTAAGGATTACGATAACGAACTGTTGCACATGGCTCACGACCTGGCAGTGAGACTCCTTCCAGCCTTTGAGAACACCAAAACTGGAATTCCGTATCCTCGG GTCAATCTCAAGAGGGGAGTACCTCCAGACAGCAATAACGAAACCtgcactgcaggagctggttCCTTGTTGGTGGAGTTTGGTATTCTGAGCAGGCTGCTGGGTGATTCCACGTTCGAATGGGTGGCCAGGAGAGCTGTCAAAGCGCTCTGGAGTCTCAGGAGCAATAACACTGGACTGCTAG GGAATGTTGTGAATATTCAAACTGGCCATTGGGTTGGAAAGCAAAGCGGCTTGGGAGCAGGATCAGATTCATTCTATGAGTATCTTCTGAAGTCCTACATCCTCTTTGGAGAACAGGAAGACTTGGAGATGTTCAATGATGCTTATCGGAACATTCAGAACCACTTAAGAAGAGG TCGAGAAGCCTGCAACGAAGGTGAAGGTGACCCACCTTTGTATGTTAATGTAAACATGTTCACCGGGCAGCTGATGAACACTTGGATTGACTCTTTGCAAGCCTTTTTTCCAGGACTACAG GTATTGATAGGAGATGTGGAAGATGCTATTTGTCTCCATGCTTTTTATTATGCCATATGGAAACGATACGGAGCTCTCCCAGAGAGATACAACTGGCAACTGCAAGCTCCAGATGTTCCCTTTTATCCGCTGAGGCCGGAGTTAGTGGAATCCACATATCTTCTTTATCAG GCCACAAAGAACCCATTTTACCTTCACGTGGGAATGGATATTTTACACAGCTTGGAAAACTACACAAAAGCAAA GTGTGGCTATGCTACATTACACCATGTTGTAGAGAAGACAAAAGAAGATCGAATGGAGAGCTTTTTTCTCAGTGAAACTTGTAAATATTTGTACCTG TTGTTTGATGAAGACAATCCAGTGCATAAGTCTGGAAACAAATACATGTTTACTACTGAGGGACATATCGTGTCTGTGGATGAACGTTTCCGGAACTCACTGTGGCAAGACATCTTCTCTGGAGAAGACGACCGCGCAGAAAAAGTTAAACCTAATGAGTTAAAGGCAGTGAACTTCAGTTCTAAT tgtAACAGAGTTCCTGATGAGAGGAGGTACTTATTGCCACTGAAGAGCAACTACATGAGGCAGATCGATCGAATGGTGGGCTTGATCTGA